A stretch of Acidobacteriota bacterium DNA encodes these proteins:
- the hslU gene encoding ATP-dependent protease ATPase subunit HslU — MTPREIVAELDKYVVGQAKAKRAVAIALRNRHRRQRLPAEMAEDVAPKNILMIGPTGVGKTEIARRLAKLAHSPFLKIEASKFTEVGYVGRDVESMVRDLVEIGVKLVREEREAEVRSRATQAAEERVLDLLLPPSPSGPGFGAGSHEEQLARDQVVSTREKLREQLRAGKLDGKMVEVDVAQRAAMPSFEVVSGSSVEEIGVNLRDMMPGLFQGKTRRRLLPVSEAREHLVQEETQKLIDMDGVARAAIERVENSGIIFLDEIDKIAGKDGGHGPDISREGVQRDILPIVEGTTVSTKHGMVKTDHILFIAAGAFHVSKPSDLIPELQGRFPIRVELEALGRDEFIRILTEPRNALIKQYMALMLTEGLRLEFTPEAIARVAELATLVNDRTENIGARRLHTVLERLLDDVSFHAPELDGQSITIDPAYVDRMLADIAKSDDLSRYIL; from the coding sequence ATGACACCGCGCGAAATCGTCGCCGAGCTCGACAAGTACGTTGTCGGGCAGGCCAAGGCGAAACGCGCGGTGGCGATCGCCCTTCGCAACCGCCACCGGCGGCAGCGCCTTCCGGCCGAGATGGCCGAGGACGTCGCGCCGAAGAACATCCTGATGATTGGGCCCACCGGCGTCGGCAAGACCGAGATCGCACGGCGACTGGCCAAGCTCGCGCATTCGCCGTTCCTGAAGATCGAAGCCTCCAAGTTTACCGAGGTGGGGTACGTCGGCCGTGACGTGGAGTCGATGGTGCGGGACCTGGTGGAAATCGGCGTGAAGCTGGTGCGCGAAGAACGCGAGGCGGAAGTGCGGAGCCGTGCGACGCAGGCGGCCGAAGAGCGCGTGCTCGACCTGCTTCTGCCGCCGTCCCCGTCGGGCCCCGGATTTGGTGCAGGGTCGCACGAGGAACAACTGGCGCGCGACCAGGTGGTGTCCACGCGCGAGAAGCTGCGCGAGCAACTGCGCGCCGGCAAACTCGACGGCAAGATGGTCGAGGTTGATGTCGCGCAACGGGCGGCGATGCCGTCGTTTGAGGTCGTTTCGGGATCATCCGTCGAGGAGATCGGCGTCAACCTGCGCGACATGATGCCGGGGTTGTTTCAGGGCAAGACCCGGCGCCGGCTCCTGCCTGTGTCTGAGGCGCGTGAGCATCTGGTGCAGGAAGAGACGCAGAAACTGATCGACATGGATGGTGTGGCCCGCGCGGCCATCGAACGCGTCGAGAATTCGGGCATCATTTTTCTCGACGAGATCGACAAGATCGCCGGAAAGGACGGCGGTCATGGCCCGGATATCAGCCGCGAGGGCGTGCAACGCGATATCCTGCCCATTGTCGAAGGCACCACGGTCAGTACGAAACACGGCATGGTCAAGACCGATCACATCCTGTTCATTGCCGCCGGCGCGTTTCACGTGTCGAAGCCGTCGGACCTGATTCCCGAACTGCAGGGCCGGTTCCCCATTCGCGTGGAACTCGAGGCGCTGGGCCGCGACGAGTTCATCCGCATCCTGACCGAGCCGCGCAACGCCCTGATCAAGCAGTACATGGCGCTGATGCTGACCGAGGGGCTGCGGCTGGAGTTCACACCCGAGGCCATTGCGCGCGTCGCCGAACTGGCCACCCTCGTGAACGACCGCACAGAAAATATCGGCGCACGCCGCCTGCACACGGTACTTGAGCGCTTGCTCGACGACGTGTCATTTCATGCACCCGAACTGGACGGCCAATCGATTACGATCGACCCGGCCTATGTGGATCGCATGCTTGCCGATATAGCGAAGAGCGACGACCTGTCGCGGTACATCCTGTGA
- a CDS encoding fumarylacetoacetate hydrolase family protein: MRLYRIEHEGGPRYAAESEGTWRLVEGDIFGVWNEGPEISSEGVRLLAPVQPSKIVCVGLNYRDHAAEQNKALPAEPLLFIKPSTSVVGPDAVIEAPAWAGRIDHEAELGIVIGKRAHRVPLHQTQDYVLGLIAVNDVTARDLQNKDGQYTRCKGFDTFAPIGPCVAMGLDGRDLSVRAYVNGQLRQDSRTRELIFTIPELITFITSVMTLLPGDIISTGTPSGIGPIVPGDSVTVHVEGVGALTNKVVAQ, translated from the coding sequence ATTCGACTGTATCGCATCGAGCATGAGGGCGGTCCGAGGTACGCGGCCGAAAGTGAAGGCACTTGGCGGCTGGTTGAGGGCGACATCTTCGGCGTGTGGAATGAAGGCCCCGAAATTTCGTCAGAGGGTGTGCGTCTCCTCGCGCCTGTCCAGCCCTCGAAGATTGTCTGCGTGGGCCTGAACTATCGGGATCACGCGGCCGAGCAGAACAAGGCCTTGCCGGCCGAGCCGCTGCTGTTCATCAAGCCCTCAACGTCCGTGGTGGGGCCCGATGCTGTGATTGAGGCGCCGGCGTGGGCGGGGCGAATCGATCACGAGGCTGAACTGGGCATCGTGATCGGCAAACGTGCCCATCGCGTGCCCCTGCACCAGACGCAGGACTACGTGCTCGGCCTCATCGCGGTGAATGACGTCACCGCCAGGGACCTGCAGAACAAAGATGGCCAGTACACCCGCTGCAAGGGGTTCGATACCTTCGCGCCCATCGGGCCGTGTGTCGCGATGGGGCTCGACGGCCGCGACCTGAGCGTGCGTGCCTACGTCAACGGCCAACTGCGGCAGGATTCGCGCACGCGTGAGCTGATCTTTACCATCCCGGAGCTCATCACGTTCATCACGTCGGTGATGACCCTGCTGCCCGGCGATATCATTTCGACCGGCACACCATCGGGAATCGGTCCGATTGTGCCTGGCGATTCAGTCACCGTGCATGTCGAAGGCGTGGGCGCGCTGACCAACAAGGTGGTGGCGCAGTGA
- a CDS encoding PEGA domain-containing protein: MSRGGATGSASSRSSGSRSRGSREAVGTAADRPARQYGGGAVDYNYYSGYNPFSPWGRWYPWYNGGFGYVSYDPWRYGSSRYSLWRYGSWYSPYDPYCYGSGYWPCDSYTVGAGGGGGGRNDESSSEPTGSVRLRVSPAHAKVFVDGALVGVVDDFDGLGGHLKLTLGTHLVEIKADGYETFVPQLSIVEGKTTTVRGALKKAVK; this comes from the coding sequence GTGAGCCGCGGCGGGGCCACCGGATCGGCATCCAGTCGATCGTCAGGTTCGCGGTCGCGCGGGTCGCGGGAAGCGGTCGGCACGGCAGCAGACCGGCCTGCGCGGCAATACGGCGGCGGTGCCGTTGACTACAACTACTACTCCGGCTACAACCCGTTCAGCCCGTGGGGCCGATGGTACCCCTGGTATAACGGCGGCTTCGGATACGTCTCGTATGACCCGTGGCGCTACGGCAGTTCCCGGTATTCGCTGTGGCGATACGGCTCCTGGTACAGCCCTTACGATCCCTATTGCTACGGCTCGGGCTACTGGCCGTGTGATTCGTACACGGTGGGCGCGGGCGGCGGCGGTGGCGGTCGCAACGATGAGTCCTCATCGGAGCCGACGGGTTCGGTTCGGCTGCGGGTGTCTCCGGCCCACGCGAAGGTCTTCGTGGACGGCGCACTGGTCGGCGTCGTGGACGATTTTGACGGCCTGGGCGGGCATCTGAAACTCACGCTCGGCACGCATCTGGTGGAAATCAAGGCTGACGGGTACGAAACGTTCGTGCCGCAGCTTTCGATCGTGGAAGGCAAAACCACCACGGTGCGAGGAGCGTTGAAGAAGGCCGTCAAGTAG
- a CDS encoding outer membrane beta-barrel protein, whose product MKTARISAVLCALTVAAAPAFAQTSEKPWSVSFDIGAERALSGDLHGGANGTVLGLPTQVAARTYDDIYGMGFRWTAGLGYAVTPSGELRAQFAWAKGTADRLKVGTVANFDLLGLFDDDKSMEFDLGYRQYLGGAESRVRPYLGVFGGVSRVDAIKAEFTVPAASVTLPGVDMYEESTVPVFGASAGLQAKLTDALSLQVGADLRWRGDLSPKDGLAGTGLDGINDKSRRWSLPVFAGLTVRF is encoded by the coding sequence ATGAAGACAGCTCGAATCAGCGCCGTTTTGTGCGCGCTTACAGTGGCCGCCGCGCCGGCCTTCGCCCAGACCTCAGAGAAGCCCTGGTCGGTGTCATTCGACATCGGGGCAGAACGCGCGCTCTCCGGCGACCTGCATGGGGGAGCGAACGGCACGGTGCTCGGCCTGCCGACGCAGGTGGCCGCTCGCACCTACGACGACATTTACGGCATGGGTTTTCGCTGGACGGCCGGTCTCGGGTATGCCGTCACACCGTCGGGCGAATTGCGCGCGCAGTTCGCCTGGGCGAAGGGCACTGCGGACCGGCTGAAGGTCGGCACGGTCGCCAACTTCGATCTCCTTGGCCTGTTCGACGACGACAAGTCGATGGAATTTGACCTGGGCTACCGGCAGTACCTCGGCGGGGCCGAGAGCCGGGTGCGCCCGTACCTCGGCGTCTTCGGCGGCGTGTCACGCGTGGACGCGATCAAAGCCGAATTCACCGTACCGGCCGCCAGCGTCACGCTGCCCGGCGTGGACATGTATGAAGAGTCCACCGTTCCGGTGTTCGGCGCCAGCGCCGGCCTTCAGGCGAAGCTCACTGATGCGCTGTCGCTACAGGTGGGGGCCGACCTTCGCTGGCGCGGGGATCTCTCGCCGAAAGATGGCCTTGCCGGCACGGGCCTCGACGGCATCAACGACAAAAGCCGGCGCTGGTCGCTTCCGGTTTTCGCGGGCCTGACGGTCCGCTTCTGA
- a CDS encoding PAS domain-containing protein yields the protein MLLSASPHPSPPEDSPGSRVQSPGSKAEPKAEPKAEPKAENDPRESGAAAPDVLPDRFFRHLVFNLRNGVLAITRDGRIAAMNSIAYRVLGLQPRQTDLGRSYLEVLQDCPEVVRIVQSAFETSDLPNRAELRLRKSGRAIGYTISKIHDDSRAEVGLTLFVKDLTRVEQIEERQRLRDRLATLGGMAATIAHEVKNPLASIEIMAGTLRRQLKDRPEAMETLSEIIKESKLANSIVVEVLEFVRPIRLQVEPVVVGEVVRDAIDTLELGASQVQVDVDKDVPELMADASQLRQLLTNLITNAIEAMEPEGTVYVRVSHVAEDAELASAGQPMPAQVTIEVRDQGIGISEGDLERIFSPFFTTKPKGTGLGLSIVRKVVDAHDGIIEAASAPGRGTTFRVTLPVVKAGPFLQKSIYGTHSRR from the coding sequence ATGTTGCTGTCTGCCTCGCCACATCCGTCGCCACCCGAGGATAGTCCGGGGTCCAGGGTCCAGAGTCCAGGGTCCAAGGCGGAGCCCAAGGCGGAGCCCAAGGCGGAGCCCAAGGCGGAGAATGACCCGCGCGAAAGCGGGGCTGCGGCGCCAGACGTGCTGCCGGACCGGTTCTTCCGCCACCTGGTGTTCAACCTCCGCAACGGTGTGCTGGCCATCACCCGGGATGGGCGGATCGCGGCCATGAACAGCATCGCGTATCGCGTGCTGGGGCTGCAGCCCCGCCAAACCGATCTCGGGCGGTCCTACCTTGAGGTGCTTCAGGACTGCCCCGAAGTCGTACGCATCGTGCAGTCGGCATTCGAAACGTCGGACCTGCCGAACCGCGCGGAACTGCGCCTGCGCAAGAGCGGGCGGGCGATTGGCTACACCATTTCGAAAATTCATGATGACTCGCGCGCCGAAGTCGGGCTGACGCTGTTTGTGAAGGACCTGACGCGGGTGGAGCAGATTGAAGAGCGGCAGCGTCTCCGCGACCGGCTGGCGACGCTCGGCGGCATGGCGGCCACCATCGCGCACGAGGTGAAGAATCCGCTCGCCAGCATTGAAATCATGGCAGGCACACTCCGGCGCCAGCTGAAAGACCGCCCCGAGGCGATGGAAACGCTGAGCGAGATCATCAAGGAGTCCAAGCTCGCCAATTCCATCGTGGTGGAGGTCCTGGAATTCGTTCGACCCATCCGTCTCCAGGTTGAGCCGGTGGTCGTGGGCGAGGTCGTGCGGGATGCGATCGACACCCTCGAACTGGGCGCCTCGCAGGTGCAGGTGGATGTCGATAAAGACGTTCCGGAATTGATGGCCGACGCCAGCCAGTTGCGGCAGCTCCTGACCAACCTGATCACCAACGCGATTGAGGCGATGGAGCCGGAAGGAACGGTGTACGTGCGGGTGTCCCACGTGGCGGAAGACGCCGAGTTGGCGAGTGCCGGACAACCGATGCCCGCGCAAGTGACCATCGAAGTCCGCGACCAGGGCATTGGGATATCCGAAGGCGACCTCGAACGAATTTTCAGCCCGTTTTTCACGACCAAACCCAAGGGCACCGGCCTCGGTCTGTCGATTGTGCGAAAAGTCGTGGACGCCCACGACGGAATTATCGAAGCCGCATCCGCACCCGGCCGCGGCACCACCTTTCGGGTCACGTTGCCGGTGGTAAAGGCCGGCCCCTTCCTGCAGAAGAGTATTTATGGGACGCATTCTCGTCGTTGA
- a CDS encoding sigma-70 family RNA polymerase sigma factor translates to MTSDEELVARATAGDHDAFAQLVTRWERPIYALAYRTLRREEEARDVVQDAFLRAYRGLKGFKGEAKFSSWLYRITLNLCRDWMRKERRAPVAQVPEGTDPLDLADQQAAPTESVEDLVARREMSAAVQLAMADLPEEQRTAIMLKEYHGLTFQEIAEMLDCPLSTVKTRLYQGLSVLRRRLERQQAEATRVRRATWERTLL, encoded by the coding sequence ATGACGTCAGATGAAGAACTGGTCGCACGGGCGACCGCCGGAGATCACGACGCGTTCGCCCAGCTGGTCACCCGCTGGGAACGGCCGATCTACGCGCTGGCCTACCGCACCCTCCGGCGGGAAGAAGAGGCGCGGGATGTGGTGCAGGACGCGTTCCTGCGGGCCTATCGCGGGCTGAAGGGGTTCAAGGGCGAGGCCAAGTTCTCGTCGTGGCTGTATCGAATCACCCTGAATCTCTGCCGCGACTGGATGCGCAAGGAACGGCGGGCGCCCGTCGCGCAGGTCCCCGAGGGCACCGACCCACTGGACCTGGCCGACCAGCAGGCGGCACCGACCGAGTCGGTGGAGGATTTGGTGGCGCGCCGGGAAATGTCGGCGGCCGTGCAGCTGGCCATGGCCGACCTGCCTGAAGAGCAGCGCACGGCCATCATGCTGAAGGAATACCACGGCCTGACGTTTCAGGAAATTGCCGAGATGCTTGATTGTCCCCTGAGCACCGTCAAGACGCGGCTGTATCAGGGATTGTCGGTGCTGCGGCGACGGTTGGAGCGGCAACAGGCCGAGGCCACGCGGGTGCGGCGCGCGACATGGGAACGAACACTGTTGTGA
- a CDS encoding response regulator, translating to MTNDQFLTTEQVLDYMQVNLRTVYRLIKAGKIPAVRVGRQWLFRRSDIDTWLDVSREMAQISDGTHTGDERPRVLVVDDEPSVRELLAKALAGADYDVDSAIDGAAAVEQLRARAYDLLITDLKMPGMDGLSVIREARRTAPDLPVIIITGYSTEAAAIEAINLGVAGYITKPFRLPRILAATARALGEPVPAAEA from the coding sequence ATGACCAACGACCAATTTCTGACCACCGAGCAGGTGCTGGACTACATGCAGGTAAACCTGCGTACGGTCTACCGCCTGATTAAGGCCGGCAAGATCCCGGCCGTCAGGGTGGGGCGGCAATGGCTGTTCCGCCGAAGCGATATCGACACATGGCTCGACGTCAGCCGCGAGATGGCCCAGATCAGCGACGGGACCCATACCGGTGACGAGCGCCCGCGGGTGCTCGTGGTCGATGATGAACCCTCGGTGCGGGAGTTGCTGGCCAAAGCGCTGGCCGGCGCCGACTACGACGTGGATTCGGCGATCGACGGCGCGGCCGCTGTTGAGCAGTTGCGCGCACGGGCGTACGACCTGCTCATCACCGACCTGAAGATGCCCGGGATGGACGGCCTGTCGGTGATTCGCGAGGCCCGGCGCACGGCCCCGGACCTGCCGGTCATCATCATCACGGGCTATTCCACTGAAGCGGCCGCCATCGAGGCCATCAACCTCGGCGTCGCCGGCTACATCACCAAGCCCTTCCGCCTGCCCCGCATTCTTGCGGCCACCGCGCGGGCACTCGGCGAGCCGGTACCGGCCGCCGAAGCCTGA
- a CDS encoding zf-HC2 domain-containing protein, protein MCDQRERVLDYIYDEVTDASRRDMEQHLESCDDCRDELRALRSVRTDLLAWSVPNPPSVWTPFAPVPVVPWFRQVPAWAMAAAASVMFVMGAGGGFAAYALGARGAVQASAVTPSAVVAQTPGLDAETVSALVRRELASAQVTSEKPMAVPAAAPAYRLDPATEKRFLARATELVGASEERQLILVRDYLYEVGRDAERQRRADGQTLTALKAQVDQLQAVLSQLVQQQMKVQ, encoded by the coding sequence ATGTGTGATCAGCGTGAACGTGTGTTGGATTACATCTACGACGAGGTGACCGACGCGAGTCGCCGCGACATGGAACAACATCTGGAATCGTGCGACGACTGCCGCGACGAGCTGCGCGCGTTGCGTAGCGTGAGGACCGACTTGCTCGCGTGGTCGGTGCCGAATCCTCCGTCCGTGTGGACGCCGTTTGCCCCGGTCCCGGTGGTGCCATGGTTCCGTCAGGTGCCCGCGTGGGCGATGGCGGCCGCGGCGAGTGTGATGTTTGTCATGGGCGCCGGCGGCGGGTTTGCGGCGTATGCGTTGGGCGCACGCGGTGCGGTGCAGGCGTCGGCTGTGACGCCCTCCGCAGTGGTGGCCCAGACGCCCGGGCTTGACGCCGAGACCGTGAGCGCGTTGGTGCGGCGCGAACTGGCCAGTGCGCAAGTGACTTCCGAAAAACCGATGGCGGTGCCTGCGGCGGCGCCGGCGTATCGGTTGGACCCGGCCACCGAGAAGCGGTTTCTGGCTCGTGCGACTGAACTCGTGGGCGCGAGTGAGGAACGGCAGCTGATCCTCGTGCGGGACTATCTCTATGAAGTGGGGCGGGACGCAGAGCGGCAGCGGCGCGCAGACGGGCAGACGCTGACCGCGCTGAAGGCCCAGGTCGACCAGTTGCAGGCGGTCCTGAGCCAGCTGGTGCAACAGCAGATGAAGGTGCAGTGA
- a CDS encoding amino acid permease, translating into MTPPTEAVPAHAPPSLERRLGPLDAAAIILSNVIGGGIFYVPVLVAALVPVAAGMLGVWVLGGVLAFAGAMAYAELAALRPRSGGEYVYLREAFGPLAAFLTGWTSFVAGFSGAIAASALFLADAIGRFVPAAADRTPILQLPLPFVPLVVTKQTLVALAAIALLSFIHMRGLGPGRLVHNFLAGLKVSGILIFLALGLALGSGSWGNVASSHAVAAPATGWLLALIPVMFSYSGWNAAAYVAEEIRDPGRNVPIALGLGTAAVVAIYVALNVLYLYAMPLADLAVVADGRLTDTVAERLFGFVAGNVIAIFTIVSVAASISAMVLAGPRVYFAMARDGAFLPSVAQVHPRYRTPARAIWAQAAWSAVLVLSSTLSGLVNYTGFAIVLFSGIAVASLFVLRMREPGADRPFRAWGYPFAPGLFVAASAAMILHRLWTEPSQTLYGLIIIGAGVPLYLAFARKVAR; encoded by the coding sequence GTGACGCCGCCAACCGAGGCCGTTCCGGCTCACGCCCCTCCCTCGCTCGAACGCCGCCTCGGGCCGCTCGACGCGGCGGCCATCATCCTGTCGAACGTCATCGGCGGCGGCATCTTCTACGTGCCCGTCCTCGTCGCCGCGCTCGTGCCTGTCGCCGCCGGCATGCTCGGTGTGTGGGTGCTCGGCGGGGTGCTCGCCTTTGCCGGCGCCATGGCGTACGCCGAACTGGCGGCGCTCCGTCCCCGTTCAGGCGGCGAATATGTCTACCTGCGCGAGGCCTTCGGGCCCCTCGCGGCGTTCCTCACGGGATGGACGTCGTTTGTCGCCGGGTTCTCTGGTGCCATCGCAGCCTCCGCGTTGTTTCTGGCCGATGCGATCGGCCGCTTCGTGCCGGCGGCGGCGGATCGCACGCCGATTCTCCAACTCCCCCTGCCGTTCGTGCCACTGGTGGTCACGAAGCAGACGCTGGTCGCGCTCGCCGCCATCGCGCTCCTGTCGTTCATCCATATGCGCGGCCTCGGGCCAGGCCGGCTTGTCCACAATTTCCTTGCGGGGCTCAAGGTCTCGGGCATCCTGATCTTCCTGGCTCTGGGGTTGGCTCTGGGCTCGGGCTCGTGGGGCAACGTGGCTTCGAGCCACGCGGTTGCGGCGCCGGCCACGGGCTGGCTGCTCGCATTGATTCCCGTGATGTTCAGCTACTCGGGGTGGAATGCTGCGGCGTACGTCGCCGAGGAGATTCGTGACCCGGGCCGCAACGTGCCGATCGCGCTCGGGCTCGGGACTGCGGCCGTGGTCGCGATCTACGTGGCGCTGAACGTGCTCTATCTGTATGCGATGCCGCTGGCCGATCTCGCGGTGGTGGCCGATGGCCGGCTCACCGATACCGTCGCCGAGCGACTCTTCGGCTTCGTGGCCGGCAACGTCATCGCCATCTTCACCATCGTGAGCGTCGCCGCAAGCATCAGCGCGATGGTGCTCGCGGGTCCGCGCGTGTATTTCGCGATGGCGCGTGACGGCGCCTTCCTGCCGTCGGTCGCCCAGGTGCACCCGCGTTACCGCACTCCTGCGCGCGCCATCTGGGCCCAGGCCGCGTGGAGCGCTGTACTCGTGCTCTCATCGACGCTGTCGGGATTGGTGAACTACACCGGCTTCGCCATTGTGCTGTTCTCAGGCATCGCCGTCGCGTCCCTGTTTGTGCTGCGCATGCGCGAACCAGGAGCCGATCGCCCGTTCCGCGCCTGGGGATATCCCTTCGCGCCTGGACTGTTTGTGGCCGCCTCTGCGGCGATGATTCTGCACCGCCTCTGGACCGAACCGAGCCAGACGCTCTACGGCCTCATCATCATTGGGGCTGGCGTGCCGCTATACCTCGCCTTTGCGCGCAAAGTGGCTCGGTAG
- the hslV gene encoding ATP-dependent protease subunit HslV — MPETHATTVLAVRHHGKVVMASDGQVTLGQTVVKHRARKVRRLYENRVLAGFAGTASDGFALFSRFESKLEAHRGNLERASVELAREWRTDRAMRRLEAMLLVADPGAMYLLSGTGDLIEPDDGIMGIGSGGAFAMAAARALVAHTPLPPRAIVEHAMAIAADLCIYTNTSLTLEEL; from the coding sequence ATGCCTGAAACCCACGCAACGACAGTGCTCGCCGTCCGACACCACGGAAAGGTCGTGATGGCGTCCGACGGCCAGGTCACACTGGGCCAAACCGTCGTCAAACACCGCGCCCGGAAGGTCCGCCGGCTGTACGAAAACCGGGTACTGGCCGGGTTCGCCGGCACGGCGTCCGATGGGTTCGCGTTGTTCTCGCGTTTTGAGAGCAAGCTCGAGGCCCACCGGGGCAATCTGGAGCGCGCGTCGGTCGAACTGGCCCGCGAATGGCGTACGGATCGCGCCATGCGACGCCTCGAAGCGATGCTGCTCGTGGCCGACCCCGGCGCGATGTATCTGCTGTCAGGCACCGGTGACCTCATCGAACCCGACGACGGCATCATGGGTATTGGGTCGGGCGGCGCGTTTGCCATGGCCGCCGCGCGCGCGCTCGTGGCGCATACGCCGCTTCCGCCGCGGGCCATTGTGGAACACGCCATGGCGATAGCCGCTGACCTCTGCATCTACACCAATACGTCGTTGACGCTGGAAGAACTCTGA
- a CDS encoding ABC-F family ATP-binding cassette domain-containing protein, whose protein sequence is MIQLSALTKRFGERVLLDRVTWQVSDGDRVGLCGPNGAGKTTLLRMLAGLDEPDSGTIVRPTGLTVGYLPQDGLAHAGRTLVDEVSQAFRPLLDAREELTRIEHALAEPTLPEGEHERLLERYHDLSEFFRREEGYSIDLRVTQVLDGLGFARSDANKAVETFSGGWQMRIALATLLLGRPGLLLLDEPTNHLDLDARNWLESYLIAYPHPVILVSHDRYFLDAVVTKVADLSLRTITDYIGTYSFYLTEYDARMNRLRKAKQEQDDEVARMKAFIDRFRYQATKAAQVQSRIKMLDKVEIIEVPPERKHVHFTFPSCPKSGRMVMELTDVRKAYGDLVVFDRLNLHIERGDRIALVAPNGAGKSTLMRMLSGAEAPDSGSCREGHQVVKQYFAQDEATRLDPVKTVYQTLESDAPINMVPMIRNLLGGFLFAGDDIYKKAGVLSGGERTRLAVARMLLRPANTLLLDEPTNHLDLDSKDVLLEALAAFGGTLIFVSHDRYFVDRLATKIIAVGHGKVEVYPGTYEEYLWSKKQRQAAVDAPSSKAAAPSKARQAQASPTAPAAPAPVAAPVSYEHKKRADADARRRRRADDERRGKVNELEQRIAAHEGKIRDIETQMSGPGFYDDRPAAEAAVALHKQLMWEVGDLMNRWETLQQPDE, encoded by the coding sequence TTGATTCAACTTTCCGCCCTCACGAAACGGTTCGGCGAGCGTGTACTGCTCGACCGCGTCACCTGGCAGGTCTCGGACGGCGATCGCGTCGGCCTGTGCGGGCCCAATGGCGCGGGCAAAACCACGCTCCTGCGGATGCTCGCCGGGCTCGACGAGCCCGACTCGGGCACCATCGTCAGACCCACAGGCCTCACCGTCGGTTACCTGCCACAGGATGGGCTGGCGCACGCCGGTCGGACTCTGGTGGACGAAGTCTCGCAGGCGTTCAGGCCGTTGCTCGACGCGCGCGAGGAACTGACGCGCATTGAACACGCACTGGCCGAGCCAACACTCCCCGAGGGCGAACACGAGCGGTTGCTCGAGCGGTATCACGACCTCAGCGAATTTTTCCGTCGCGAAGAGGGTTACAGCATCGACCTCCGAGTCACGCAGGTGCTGGATGGTCTGGGCTTCGCACGCTCGGACGCGAACAAGGCTGTTGAGACGTTTTCTGGCGGCTGGCAGATGCGCATCGCGCTCGCCACGTTGCTGTTGGGCCGTCCCGGCCTCCTGCTGCTCGACGAACCGACGAACCATTTGGATCTGGACGCGCGCAACTGGCTTGAGTCCTACCTGATCGCCTATCCCCATCCGGTCATCCTCGTCTCGCACGACCGGTACTTCCTTGACGCAGTGGTCACCAAAGTCGCTGACCTGTCGCTGCGCACGATTACCGATTACATCGGCACGTATTCGTTCTACCTCACCGAGTACGACGCCCGGATGAACCGCCTGCGCAAGGCGAAGCAGGAGCAGGACGATGAGGTCGCCCGAATGAAGGCGTTCATCGATCGGTTCCGCTACCAGGCCACCAAGGCGGCCCAGGTGCAGAGCCGGATCAAGATGCTCGACAAGGTCGAGATCATCGAGGTCCCACCCGAGCGGAAGCATGTGCACTTCACCTTCCCGAGCTGCCCCAAAAGCGGCCGCATGGTGATGGAGTTGACCGACGTGCGCAAGGCTTACGGCGACCTGGTGGTTTTTGATCGCCTCAATCTGCACATCGAACGCGGCGATCGCATTGCGCTGGTCGCGCCAAACGGCGCGGGCAAGTCCACGCTGATGCGCATGCTGTCGGGGGCCGAGGCGCCTGACTCCGGCTCCTGCCGCGAGGGACACCAGGTCGTGAAGCAGTACTTCGCCCAGGATGAGGCCACACGCCTCGACCCGGTGAAGACCGTCTACCAGACGCTGGAATCGGACGCCCCGATCAACATGGTGCCGATGATTCGCAATCTCCTCGGCGGGTTTCTGTTCGCCGGCGACGACATCTACAAGAAGGCCGGCGTCCTGTCGGGCGGGGAACGCACCCGACTGGCCGTGGCGCGCATGCTCCTGCGTCCGGCCAACACGTTGCTGCTCGACGAACCGACCAATCACCTCGACCTTGACTCAAAAGACGTCCTGCTCGAGGCGCTCGCCGCCTTTGGCGGCACCCTGATCTTTGTGTCGCACGACCGCTACTTTGTGGACCGTCTGGCAACGAAGATCATCGCGGTCGGCCACGGAAAGGTGGAGGTCTATCCGGGCACATACGAGGAATACCTGTGGAGCAAGAAACAGCGCCAGGCCGCGGTTGACGCCCCCAGCTCCAAGGCCGCTGCTCCGTCGAAGGCTCGTCAGGCCCAGGCCAGCCCGACCGCGCCGGCGGCTCCCGCTCCGGTGGCCGCGCCGGTGTCCTACGAACACAAAAAACGTGCGGACGCCGATGCCCGGCGGCGCCGCCGGGCCGATGATGAGCGCCGGGGCAAGGTCAACGAGCTCGAACAACGTATCGCCGCGCACGAGGGAAAGATCCGGGACATCGAGACCCAAATGAGCGGGCCGGGCTTCTACGACGACCGGCCGGCGGCCGAAGCCGCCGTGGCCCTCCACAAGCAGCTCATGTGGGAGGTTGGCGACCTGATGAACCGCTGGGAAACCCTGCAACAGCCCGACGAGTAG